A single genomic interval of Coccidioides posadasii str. Silveira chromosome 1, complete sequence harbors:
- a CDS encoding uncharacterized protein (CAZy:GT8~EggNog:ENOG410PM9M~COG:G~BUSCO:11350at33183) yields MKARNGEPLGYKKVWTTLITNTDYLPGLLTLEYSLKRVGSKYPLIALYTDSFPAEGHAALDARRIPKRHIPYLLPSAHKDYSNDTRFYDCWSKLAPFSLVEYDRVVQLDSDMLILQNMDELMDLELDSPALGGTGTRVFAASHACVCNPLNKPHYPPDWTPAHCAFTSQHNTPDKAQVEGAPPTNGLAIPNGGLQVVNPSLGVYNRILECLQTPSSTSNYDFADQSLLADLFPGRWVAIPYIYNALKTLRWKGVHSAIWRDEKVKNIHFILSPKPWDEKWRKHASHEEKIARSANGKADETHDWWWKITNERHAEEKRLGIPRDGF; encoded by the exons ATGAAAGCCCGAAACGGAGAGCCGTTGGGATATAAGAAGG TGTGGACGACTCTGATCACCAACACCGATTACCTCCCCGGCCTCTTGACATTGGAATATTCCTTGAAACGAGTTGGATCAAAGTATCCTTTAATTGCGCTCTATACCGATTCGTTTCCGGCCGAAGGACATGCGGCGCTAGACGCACGGCGTATCCCGAAGCGCCATATCCCTTACTTGCTCCCATCGGCTCACAAAGATTATAGCAATGACACCCGCTTCTATGATTGTTGGAGTAAATTGGCGCCGTTTTCCCTCGTGGAATACGACCGCGTCGTCCAGCTTGATAGCGACATGCTGATCCTTCAGAACATGGATGAACTGATGGATTTGGAGTTGGATAGCCCCGCGCTGGGTGGTACAGGGACTAGGGTATTCGCTGCCAGTCATGCGTGTGTTTGCAATCCGCTGAACAAGCCCCATTATCCTCCGGATTG GACCCCAGCCCACTGCGCATTTACAAGTCAGCACAACACCCCAGATAAAGCGCAAGTGGAGGGGGCACCACCAACGAATGGTCTCGCAATCCCGAACGGCGGTCTCCAAGTTGTCAACCCTTCCCTGGGCGTATACAATCGCATTCTTGAATGTCTGCAAACCCCCAGCTCCACCTCAAACTATGACTTTGCGGACCAGTCGCTCCTCGCAGACTTGTTTCCCGGTCGATGGGTCGCCATCCCCTATATATATAATGCGCTAAAGACTCTTCGCTGGAAAGGCGTCCATAGCGCGATCTGGAGGGATGAAAAAGTGAAAAATATCCACTTCATACTGAGTCCAAAGCCCTGGGACGAGAAATGGCGCAAGCATGCGTCGCATGAAGAAAAGATCGCAAGATCTGCGAACGGGAAAGCGGACGAGACTCATGactggtggtggaagatcACCAATGAGAGGCACGCCGAAGAAAAGCGTTTGGGCATTCCTAGAGATGGATTTTAG
- a CDS encoding uncharacterized protein (BUSCO:34706at4751~EggNog:ENOG410PGB8~COG:A~TransMembrane:1 (i149-166o)~BUSCO:904at33183) — protein MDRARKRELRDSNIKAWIGEPDVFLVNKSLDSSLKKNTAFIKRLRTGITASAQPTFLTEIRTLSLHKYLSEIISAFYEGACKLKSPGEIAAGVEVASALHQRFGPHEFTKQLGWLLGRGMSTPDKAQLKAWTQEVREKEEKERLVRQRVLLRVVSELWLVGLLRTLDDVERPEDLGSKGKDGTPTAGSKVSDGQLKGKQSHTAPKASQDKDADPFPLEVIKDLLGYDREHQNLPLAVLFAKNYGWDIMGIKRADDGRKNVDPSGETTVTSKEAPEASGDESMVNIGSADDPPLVSDEKLQTRFRNIMIKYLDDVKKHVVRDHKALAALSRRNAEAYVKSGEILEDRQSNFEKQSKAQEKLVSNTQILCDILGSEMPELAEKEGLDSLSSGTIGLVKTGEYLRGQGEGPGIWEDEEERRFYENLVDLKGKVPAVLLEDGKKKKGEADEQAKNKDADLPNGVTSEDKRERPGQPVESTPRETDDQSTAIVNKTVGAQVDTLLARLPELQHKDAVDQLALEFCFLNSKASRNRLIKAMQDVPKGRTDLLPLYARLVATLGQYLPDIPQGLISYLDEEFRSLQRRKQKEFLGQVRTSNIRYLAELTKFGVVPEHVIFHCFKVSLDDFSRMNIEIIGNLLENCGRYLLRNPETAPRMASFLETLGRKKAAQHLGQQERMVLENAMYYVDPPPRPAIQQKERTPMELFVRKLVYLDMNKRNYPKILKSVRKLHWEEPEVVRILESVFSKPAKVKYGNIHLLALLVSALYRYHQDFVVNIIDNSLERITIGLEQNDFKFNQERIADVKYLGELYNYKMVDSPVIFDTLYRIVTFGHEGGTPIPGKICPLDLPDDFFRIRLVCTMLDTCGVCFDRGNSKKKLDFFLTFFQYYIHTKDPMPMDIDFLVHDTYALTRPQWKLATDLEEAARLFSEAVAQNYKVQDGSKAAEPEEDGESSSSEDELEDDALGEGEEDQFSSEEAEAAVDNTDQDAEPESEEEEERIIVTRQEEERDPEAEAEFDRAFEKIMAESLESRKFERKAMFDVPLPMRRTTREPTAAEDRENNAAASNTMAFSLMTKRGNRQQTRTIDLPSDSSFAIAMRSQQQAEREEQQRIKNLVLNYDLGDDNDLNDGNEKRTSSKPEKASTSRGFRARKLQLSDVDW, from the exons ATGGATCGTGCAAGGAAGA GAGAGCTGCGTGACTCAAATATAAAGGCTTGGATCGGAGAACCAG ATGTTTTTCTCGTCAATAAATCACTTGATTCCTCCTTGAAGAAAAACACTGCCTTTATCAAACGTCTTCGAACCGGAATCACCGCTTCCGCTCAACCAACCTTTCTCACGGAGATCCGGACCCTGTCTTTACATAAATATCTCTCAGAAATTATATCTGCTTTCTATGAGGGTGCTTGCAAACTCAAATCACCTGGAGAAATAGCAGCGGGGGTCGAAGTTGCTAGTGCACTGCACCAGCGTTTCGGTCCTCATGAGTTCACAAAGCAACTCGGCTGGCTGCTGGGCCGCGGTATGAGCACGCCAGACAAGGCACAACTGAAAGCTTGGACGCAAGAAGTACgagagaaggaagaaaaggaacgTCTTGTACGGCAACGTGTTTTGCTTCGTGTCGTATCGGAGCTGTGGCTGGTGGGGCTTCTGCGCACCCTGGACGATGTGGAACGGCCAGAAGATTTAGGGTCGAAGGGGAAGGATGGAACACCCACAGCTGGTAGCAAAGTTTCCGATGGTCAGCTAAAAGGTAAACAATCACATACTGCGCCGAAGGCCAGCCAAGACAAAGATGCAGACCCGTTCCCTTTGGAGGTTATCAAGGACCTACTCGGCTATGATCGTGAACATCAGAACTTGCCCCTTGCTGTCTTGTTCGCTAAAAACTACGGTTGGGATATCATGGGCATCAAAAGAGCAGACGATGGTAGGAAAAACGTCGATCCCAGCGGTGAGACAACAGTGACTAGCAAAGAGGCCCCTGAGGCCTCTGGCGATGAATCCatggtcaatattggttcAGCGGATGACCCGCCTCTGGTATCCGATGAGAAATTGCAGACCCGATTCAGGAATATCATGATCAAGTACCTGGATGATGTGAAGAAGCATGTTGTTCGTGATCACAAAGCTCTGGCTGCCTTGAGCCGCCGCAACGCCGAGGCGTATGTGAAAAGCGGAGAGATTCTGGAAGACCGACAGTCCAACTTTGAGAAACAATCCAAGGCCCAAGAAAAACTGGTTTCAAACACTCAAATACTCTGCGACATTCTAGGCTCGGAGATGCCGGAACTGGCTGAGAAGGAAGGTTTAGACAGCCTCAGTAGTGGAACCATTGGGCTTGTGAAGACTGGCGAATATCTGCGTGGACAAGGCGAAGGGCCAGGAATCtgggaagatgaagaagagcgTCGCTTCTATGAGAACCTTGTTGATCTGAAGGGTAAGGTTCCGGCGGTGCTGCTTGAAGATggcaagaaaaagaaaggcgaGGCCGATGAACAAGCAAAAAATAAAGATGCTGATCTGCCAAACGGGGTCACATCCGAAGATAAAAGGGAGCGGCCGGGACAACCTGTCGAAAGTACTCCTCGAGAGACGGACGACCAGTCAACAGCTATCGTTAACAAAACCGTTGGTGCTCAGGTTGATACCCTATTAGCAAGGCTCCCGGAACTCCAGCATAAAGATGCCGTCGACCAGTTGGCTTTGGAATTTTGTTTCCTAAACTCCAAAGCCTCGCGAAATAGGCTGATAAAGGCTATGCAAGACGTCCCAAAGGGCCGTACAGATCTACTTCCTTTGTATGCTCGATTGGTGGCAACCTTAGGCCAATATCTTCCTGATATTCCCCAAGGTttaatttcatatttggaCGAGGAATTCCGCAGCCTCCAACGTCGCAAGCAGAAAGAGTTCCTCGGACAAGTGCGCACGAGTAATATTCGATATCTCGCTGAACTCACCAAATTTGGTGTCGTGCCTGAACATGTCATATTTCACTGCTTTAAGGTCAGTCTGGATGACTTTTCAAGGATGAACATCGAGATAATTGGCAATTTGCTTGAAAACTGTGGTCGGTATTTGCTACGGAACCCGGAGACTGCACCGAGAATGGCATCCTTCCTCGAAACCCTTGGACGGAAGAAAGCAGCTCAGCATTTAGGACAACAGGAACGAATGGTACTTGAAAATGCTATGTACTACGTTGACCCTCCCCCAAGACCAGCCATACAGCAGAAAGAGCGCACTCCAATGGAGTTATTCGTGAGAAAACTTGTGTATCTTGATATGAACAAGCGCAATTATCCCAAGATTCTCAAGTCGGTTCGAAAGCTACACTGGGAGGAGCCGGAG GTTGTCCGCATACTTGAAAGTGTATTCAGCAAGCCCGCCAAAGTCAAGTACGGCAATATTCACCTATTGGCTTTACTTGTCAGCGCACTCTACCGCTATCATCAAGATTTTGTTGTTAACATTATTGATAATTCTCTCGAGCGGATCACAATAGGCCTAGAACAGAACGATTTCAAATTTAACCAGGAGCGCATTGCCGACGTCAAGTACCTCGGAGAGCTCTACAACTATAAAATGGTTGATTCTCCTGTGATATTTGATACTCTATATCGTATCGTTACTTTTGGGCACG AGGGTGGCACCCCCATTCCAGGCAAAATCTGTCCCCTTGATCTTCCTGACGATTTTTTCCGCATTCGCCTTGTTTGCACGATGCTTGATACTTGTGGCGTTTGTTTTGACCGCGGTAACTCCAAAAAGAAACTGGACTTCTTCTTAACCTTCTTCCAG TATTATATTCACACCAAGGATCCTATGCCGATGGATATAGATTTCCTCGTACACGACACATATGCCCTTACTCGCCCCCAATGGAAGCTTGCAACCGACTTGGAAGAGGCGGCTCGCTTATTCAGTGAAGCCGTAGCGCAAAATTACAAAGTTCAAGATGGTAGCAAGGCAGCCGAACCTGAAGAAGACGGTGAGAGCTCCTCGTCAGAAGATGAGCTTGAGGACGACGCTCTTGGAGAAGGCGAAGAAGATCAGTTTTCGAGTGAGGAGGCTGAA GCTGCTGTTGATAACACTGATCAAGACGCCGAGCCTGAGtccgaggaggaagaagagcgAATAATCGTCACTCGACAGGAAGAGGAACGCGATCCTGAAGCGGAAGCAGAATTTGACCGTGCCTTTGAGAAGATCATGGCGGAAAGCTTGGAATCGCGTAAATTCGAACGCAAAGCAATGTTTGACGTACCCCTGCCAATGAGACGTACAACTCGCGAACCTACGGCAGCTGAAGATCGCGAAAACAATGCAGCAGCGTCAAACACGATGGCATTCTCACTCATGACCAAACGAGGAAATCGTCAGCAG ACCCGAACAATTGATCTTCCATCGGACTCCAGCTTTGCGATTGCTATGAGATCTCAGCAACAGGCCGAGCGCGAGGAGCAGCAACGCATTAAAAACTTAGTTCTAAACTATGACCTTGGAGACGACAATGACCTCAATGATG GCAACGAGAAGCGTACTTCTTCTAAACCTGAGAAGGCGAGTACTAGTCGGGGTTTTCGTGCCCGTAAACTGCAGCTTAGCGACGTCGATTGGTAG
- a CDS encoding uncharacterized protein (CAZy:GH18~EggNog:ENOG410PH2N~COG:G) — protein sequence MSTYTVVSGDTMWKIANDHGMTLDALIAANPQIANPNIIEVGQVLNLSQSPAEDPPNPAPETSATTAVADTPGPVFSATAPAREMSTATATAESRGPVFTAATPAPSNPAGYKTVAYFTNWGIYGRNYQPNNIPASHITHILYSFANIRGDTGEVHLTDTYADLEKHYPSDSWDEQGNNAYGCIKQLFLLKKKNRHLKILLSIGGWTYSSNFRAAATHEGRQTFARSAVKLLADCGFDGIDIDWEYPQNDTEALNFVYLLYETRMALENYAAQYAQGRHFLLTIAAPCGPKNYSQLRMAEMDPYLDFWNLMCYDFAGSWDSTAGHMANVFPSQSSPESTPFSADIAVSAYISAGIHPGKIIFGLPLYGRGFENTQGPGSPFQGVGEGSWENGVWDYKALPQPDSEEQNDDQLLASWSYSPSAKKMISYDTPHMAQRKAEYIRNRGLGGAMWWELSGDHPVNHERSLINITIAGLGGTAGLDGSGNCLDYPASVYDNLKKQFE from the exons ATGTCTACCTATACAGTCGTTTCCGGCGATACCATGTGGAAAATCGCCAATGATCATGGCATGACACTCGACGCACTAATTGCGGCCAATCCGCAGATAGCGAATCCCAACATCATTGAAGTTGGTCAAGTCCTTAACCTCTCTCAATCTCCGGCCGAGGATCCTCCTAATCCAGCCCCTGAAACCTCTGCCACCACTGCTGTTGCAGATACACCCGGCCCAGTTTTCAGCGCTACAGCCCCGGCTCGTGAAATGTCTACCGCAACTGCTACTGCGGAGTCCCGTGGCCCTGTTTTCACCGCGGCAACCCCGGCTCCCTCTAATCCAGCGGGCTACAAAACTGTTGCTTATTTTACCAATTGG GGTATCTATGGTCGAAATTATCAGCCTAATAACATTCCAGCGAGCCATATTACACACATTCTCT ATTCATTTGCCAATATTCGCGGCGATACCGGGGAAGT CCACTTGACCGATACGTATGCAGACTTAGAGAAGCACTATCCTTCAGATTCTTGGGACGAGCAGGGCAACAATGCCTATGGCTGTATCAAGCAGCTTTTCCTcctcaaaaagaaaaaccgTCACCTCAAAATCCTCCTCTCCATCGGCGGATGGACTTATTCATCCAACTTTCGGGCCGCAGCAACCCATGAAGGTCGCCAGACCTTCGCTCGCAGCGCCGTCAAACTGTTAGCAGACTGCGGCTTCGATGGCATCGATATCGACTGGGAATATCCCCAAAATGATACCGAAGCCCTCAACTTTGTCTACCTTCTCTACGAAACTAGAATGGCACTAGAAAACTACGCAGCCCAATACGCTCAGGGACGACATTTCCTCCTCACCATCGCAGCGCCCTGCGGCCCGAAAAACTATTCACAGCTCCGCATGGCCGAGATGGATCCCTACCTGGACTTCTGGAACCTCATGTGTTATGACTTTGCAGGGAGCTGGGACTCCACGGCAGGACACATGGCCAATGTCTTCCCATCCCAATCCTCACCAGAGAGCACGCCATTTAGCGCCGATATCGCTGTATCAGCGTATATCTCCGCCGGTATACATCCGGGTAAAATTATTTTCGGTCTCCCACTATACGGCCGTGGGTTCGAGAACACCCAAGGCCCCGGATCTCCATTCCAGGGCGTGGGTGAAGGGTCCTGGGAAAACGGAGTGTGGGATTATAAAGCACTCCCGCAGCCAGACAGCGAAGAGCAGAACGATGACCAGCTTCTCGCGTCGTGGAGCTACTCGCCCAGCGCGAAAAAAATGATCAGTTACGATACCCCGCACATGGCGCAGCGGAAGGCAGAATATATACGTAATCGGGGACTAGGAGGAGCTATGTGGTGGGAACTCAGCGGTGATCACCCTGTAAACCACGAGAGAAGCTTGATTAATATTACCATAGCCGGATTGGGAGGCACAGCGGGCTTGGATGGAAGCGGGAATTGTCTGGACTATCCAGCAAGTGTTTATGATAACCTTAAGAAACAGTTCGAATGA
- a CDS encoding uncharacterized protein (EggNog:ENOG410Q5JB), which translates to MASKSAAPPKERTKSQFAAAEAASSGNVKSQGWNPPSLKQSQSWNEQDLRHHLQKRLTGLEKGREAGFTEIGGKAIKG; encoded by the coding sequence ATGGCCTCAAAATCAGCAGCGCCACCCAAAGAACGTACCAAGTCACAGTTTGCCGCGGCTGAGGCTGCTTCGTCTGGGAACGTGAAAAGTCAAGGTTGGAACCCTCCAAGCCTCAAACAGTCGCAGAGCTGGAATGAGCAGGATCTGAGGCATCATCTACAAAAGAGATTGACGGGGTTAGAAAAGGGCAGGGAAGCCGGATTTACAGAGATCGGTGGGAAGGCTATCAAAGGATGA
- a CDS encoding uncharacterized protein (EggNog:ENOG410Q4PA), protein MAAPYGVIAQVLSKAFGPLLQIERLPPYDRSDSLFLLPVSNSSPTMHEGAAKLLRLVWTNIMASSTVGINLRWRTGASEKTSNSAGIVEMYAKELSYDLRYAIPANLPLVGSHFGWYRSPSDSSTKLLPPIQSSS, encoded by the coding sequence ATGGCAGCGCCATATGGCGTTATAGCGCAAGTATTAAGCAAGGCTTTTGGTCCGCTACTACAAATCGAGAGACTTCCTCCGTATGATAGGAGTGACAgccttttccttctccccGTTTCGAACTCCTCACCAACAATGCATGAAGGCGCCGCAAAACTGCTTCGGCTGGTATGGACAAATATTATGGCGAGCAGCACCGTCGGTATAAATCTTCGATGGCGAACGGGCGCTTCAGAAAAGACTAGTAACAGCGCGGGAATAGTTGAAATGTATGCAAAAGAGCTCTCGTACGATTTGCGTTATGCTATCCCAGCCAATCTTCCTCTGGTTGGATCGCACTTCGGCTGGTATCGATCGCCGTCGGATTCGTCAACAAAGCTTCTCCCACCCATTCAAAGCAGCTCCTAA
- a CDS encoding uncharacterized protein (EggNog:ENOG410PJKT~COG:Q~TransMembrane:2 (o20-38i538-557o)~BUSCO:3850at33183) has protein sequence MAPNNYARTSVGNKEYTKAAVVIIGAGISGLCTAINLIKNNIHNFVILEKSAGLGGTWRDNKYPGCCCDVYSHLYSFSFEQNPDWTRLYSDQQEILNYLRKVAAKYNLYPYIRFSSEVEESRWDEVEKKWCTKVKVIGSKDVEFGEEYSITSDFLVSGIGQLNYPQYPSIPGIETFKGKMMHSARWDWSYELKDKKIGIIGNGATAAQIAPEVAKEASHLTIFQRTPNWVVPRLDMNVWKPFRAIFRYCPPALWRLRASIMDFREAVHVVMRDPNSNTAELIRKASLHIMHKALPNQPDLWEKLTPDYPPGCKRMILSDDYFPTLARDNVSLETGHIDCITEKGIVIDGVEQDLDLIVLATGFRTVEFMHPIKIYGRDGRPLTEIWEGGARALYGVAVEDLPNFAMLYGPNTNLGHNSIILMIEAQSRYILALIKAVLRAREYNQGLAITPKPGKVEEFNSNLQKALSSTAFASPGCQSWYKTAEGLITNNWSGTVVDYQKLLSKLNWDDFDLEGNGAEAMRKKHVANLGRVREESLLGFKSLGVTAALAIVGTLAYKAPHLLPRWR, from the exons ATGGCCCCTAACAACTATGCCCGAACCTCAGTCGGCAACAAGGAATATACCAAGGCTGCTGTTGTTATCATTGGTGCTGGAATTTCAG GACTTTGTACCGCCATCAATCTGATCAAAAATAATATCCACAATTTCGTCATTCTCGAAAAGAGTGCCGGTCTCGGGGGAACCTGGCGAGATAACAAATATCCGGGGTGCTGCTGTGATG TTTATTCCCACTTATACAGCTTCTCTTTCGAACAGAATCCAGATTGGACGAGACTGTATTCCGACCAACAGGAAATTTTG AACTACCTTCGAAAGGTCGCAGCGAAATATAACCTATACCCATATATTCGGTTTAGCTCCGAGGTGGAAGAGTCACGATGGGATGAGGTCGAAAAGAAATGGTGCACAAAAGTCAAAGTGATTGGCAGCAAAGATGTTGAATTCGGAGAGGAATACTCCATCACCTCGGACTTCCTGGTGTCGGGAATTGGTCAACTCAACTATCCCCAGTATCCATCGATTCCCGGCATTGAGACTTTCAAGGGGAAGATGATGCATTCTGCCAGGTGGGATTGGAGCTATGAGCTCaaggataagaagattgGCATTATCGGAAATG GTGCCACCGCTGCCCAAATCGCCCCCGAAGTTGCCAAAGAGGCTTCTCATCTTACCATCTTCCAGCGAACACCAAACTGGGTTGTACCTCGGCTGGACATGAACGTCTGGAAACCATTTCGGGCTATATTCAGATACTGCCCTCCGGCGCTGTGGAGATTACGCGCATCGATAATGGATTTCCGCGAAGCTGTCCATGTTGTGATGCGAGATCCCAACTCAAATACTGCAGAGCTGATACGAAAAGCCAGTTTGCATATTATGCACAAAGCTCTTCCCAATCAACCCGATCTATGGGAAAAGCTGACCCCGGACTATCCTCCAGGATGCAAACGCATGATCCTGAGTGACGATTACTTCCCAACCCTCGCTCGTGATAATGTATCCCTCGAGACTGGGCATATCGATTGTATCACTGAGAAGGGAATCGTCATCGACGGCGTCGAGCAAGACCTAGACCTCATAGTCCTTGCCACAGGCTTTCGCACCGTCGAATTCATGCACCCGATCAAAATATACGGTAGGGACGGAAGACCATTGACTGAAATCTGGGAAGGTGGTGCTCGTGCTCTCTATGGTGTGGCAGTCGAAGATCTTCCCAACTTTGCCATGCTGTATGGCCCCAACACAAATCTCGGCCATAACTCCATCATCCTCATGATCGAGGCCCAATCTCGGTACATCCTTGCACTGATCAAAGCCGTCCTGCGCGCAAGGGAGTATAACCAAGGCCTCGCCATAACTCCGAAACCGGGCAAAGTCGAAGAGTTCAATTCGAATCTCCAAAAGGCACTATCCAGTACCGCATTTGCGTCGCCAGGCTGCCAAAGCTGGTATAAAACAGCTGAAGGTTTGATCACAAACAATTGGTCTGGCACGGTGGTGGATTATCAGAAACTTTTGTCAAAACTAAACTGGGATGATTTTGATTTGGAGGGTAATGGGGCGGAAGCGATGCGTAAGAAGCACGTTGCGAATCTCGGTCGTGTTCGGGAAGAATCTCTGCTGGGATTTAAAAGTTTGGGTGTCACCGCTGCCCTTGCGATTGTGGGCACGCTGGCATATAAAGCACCTCACTTGCTCCCAAGATGGCGATGA
- a CDS encoding uncharacterized protein (EggNog:ENOG410PKEK~COG:K~BUSCO:5821at33183) — protein sequence MESSPPRPSAELLSVAGVKRSASLLPPFEPSSSPPLPRPLKRLARDDDNGISTYPTPMPTSSTAIMTSSPPRARRGLKRTHSMASERAPLSTVPCIMLSENGEAVTMGRSSLSCNYQLSANRLVSRVHVKATYKAATHPLDRDRIEILCTGWNGIKLHCQGKTYELTKGKTFTSDIRDADVMIDVQDSRVLLQWPRQSRKDSTSMHSDQTWEEGSPSKTLQPRSPRSTTSSPLKGRQRLASPISPSPAIQALGASMAPSTPSRSLPSKVIVYEDEPSPLGRSKSTEDSMSQKTQVASQPHGHSQQDSLSSSLSKSEDLSEHDEENDPIVFSFGPFGANILPRMASFRAGESPVRSTLERPNTPSQPYAQLPPKTNALPESDKEAIQNHIINQLAFSRLSSTPFSTIVKNLPSDLIGKLSSERALVPTIAVISIIESTRCIGKVRREGKDAAGKPLESEYYYIPDMDQDENRKEAVVNGLRKPGLRNCRKQHKQYYWRKPKTP from the exons ATGGAGTCTTCACCTCCTCGACCAAGTGCCGAGCTCCTGTCCGTGGCCGGCGTGAAGCGGTCCGCGTCTCTCCTACCCCCCTTCGAgccttcttcctctcctccCCTTCCTCGCCCATTGAAACGCCTCGCACGCGATGACGATAACGGTATCTCGACGTATCCAACCCCCATGCCGACCTCTTCGACCGCCATAATGACTTCTTCTCCCCCACGTGCCCGACGCGGTCTGAAGCGTACCCACTCAATGGCGTCTGAAAGGGCACCCTTGTCGACAGTTCCGTGCATAATGCTGAGTGAAAATGGAGAGGCTGTCACGATGGGGCGATCCAGCCTCTCTTGCAACTACCAGCTCTCTGCCAACCGCCTAGTGTCAAGAGTGCATGTGAAAGCTACGTACAAGGCTGCCACACATCCACTTGATCGAGATAGGATAGAGATTCTTTGCACAGGATGGAACGGCATTAAACTGCATTGTCAAGGGAAAACATACGAATTGACCAAGGGCAAGACATTTACTTCTGATATTAGAGATGCAGATGTCATGATTGATGTGCAAGATTCACGCGTACTGCTCCAATGGCCACGTCAGTCAAGAAAGGACTCGACTTCCATGCATTCAGATCAAACATGGGAAGAGGGCTCTCCTTCAAAGACCCTCCAACCTCGTTCACCCCGTTCTACAACGTCGAGCCCCCTCAAAGGTAGACAACGGCTAGCTTCTCCCATTTCTCCATCGCCTGCTATTCAAGCGTTAGGGGCTTCGATGGCTCCATCGACCCCCTCCCGCTCCTTGCCAAGCAAAGTCATTGTTTACGAGGATGAGCCATCACCGTTGGGTCGAAGCaaatcaacagaagattcCATGTCTCAGAAAACACAAGTTGCCTCCCAGCCACATGGTCATAGCCAACAAGACTCCCTTAGTAGCTCTTTGAGCAAATCCGAAGACCTATCCGAACACGATGAAGAGAACGATCCTATTGTATTTTCTTTCGGTCCCTTTGGTGCAAATATTCTCCCGAGAATGGCTTCCTTCCGTGCTGGCGAATCCCCAGTGCGCTCTACTCTCGAGAGACCTAACACTCCATCCCAGCCGTATGCACAACTACCTCCAAAGACGAACGCTCTGCCCGAATCAGACAAGGAGGCGATTCAAAATCATATCATCAACCAGCTGGCATTTTCGCGTCTGTCTTCAACTCCATTCTCGACCATTGTCAAGAACCTCCCGTCAGATCTCATCGGCAAACTCTCATCAGAACGAGCCCTTGTACCAACAATCGCAGTTATTTCTATTATTGAAAGTACTCGCTGTATCGGAAAAGTGAGACGGGAAGGAAAGGATGCAGCTGGCAAACCATTGGAGAGCGAGTATTACTATATTCCTGATATGGATCAGGACGAAAATAGAAAGGAAGCAGTTGTGAATGGCCTTCGCAAGCCTGGTCTAAGGAACTGTCGGAAGCAGCACAAG CAATATTACTGGAGAAAACCGAAGACCCCGTAA